The following coding sequences are from one Treponema bryantii window:
- a CDS encoding CheR family methyltransferase has protein sequence MNELIELLNSKILVYSGIYVAKSQQQTLISHIEKKASVRGITPMEFCRSLVPHTPDFDEVINLVTVNETYFFREERQFDYLKKEIFPKYMGKNLTIWTCCCSTGEEPISLLALALSMNVNLTIYASDIDDNALAAIKRGRYSSFSLRSDGQKYHKLLEPFSTRTETEIIFNRDFLYRIQTFKFNLIQDGLDKLPFFENVDILFMRNVFIYFDKETRILVTKKVTERLKNDGRLFFSMNEIGSIDNTVIPDNFYKTNTGDVYYFVKNQNAKRADPAGTPIDRCLKKKESERKKEKIQNAVQKVKIQKFAETNNNLREAKAALDAVSKGSSFDVKKVYEDVCTEITRGDFAKARAIARTISGKDTKKYSYFMQGYVEYHADNRADAETFFANAESISPDFWPAFFYHGMVLRDLGRTAPALNCFSKCKELISSSGNDVPYDFTLDSFSPAYIYSLCDTFSMGGGQ, from the coding sequence ATGAACGAACTGATTGAATTGTTAAATTCCAAGATTCTCGTTTATTCAGGTATCTACGTTGCTAAATCGCAGCAGCAGACTCTCATTTCGCATATAGAAAAGAAAGCCTCTGTTCGTGGAATAACTCCAATGGAATTCTGCCGCAGCCTTGTTCCTCATACTCCAGATTTTGATGAAGTAATAAATCTCGTTACAGTAAATGAAACATATTTCTTCCGCGAGGAACGACAGTTTGATTATCTGAAAAAAGAAATATTCCCAAAGTACATGGGAAAAAATCTTACAATCTGGACCTGCTGTTGTTCGACTGGAGAAGAACCGATTTCTCTTCTGGCACTCGCACTTTCTATGAATGTGAATCTGACAATTTACGCATCTGATATTGATGATAACGCTCTGGCTGCAATTAAAAGAGGCCGCTATTCTTCATTCTCACTTCGTTCTGACGGTCAGAAATATCACAAGCTTTTAGAACCATTCTCAACAAGAACTGAAACGGAAATAATTTTTAACCGCGATTTTCTTTATCGTATCCAGACTTTTAAGTTTAATCTTATTCAGGATGGACTTGATAAACTGCCGTTCTTTGAGAATGTAGATATTCTCTTTATGAGAAATGTTTTCATTTATTTTGATAAGGAGACAAGAATCCTTGTTACTAAAAAAGTTACTGAACGTCTTAAGAATGACGGCAGACTTTTCTTTTCAATGAACGAAATCGGCTCAATTGATAATACAGTAATTCCTGACAATTTTTACAAAACTAATACAGGTGATGTTTACTATTTTGTGAAAAATCAAAATGCAAAACGAGCAGACCCGGCAGGAACTCCAATAGACCGCTGCCTTAAAAAGAAGGAATCTGAACGTAAAAAAGAAAAGATTCAGAATGCGGTTCAAAAAGTTAAGATTCAGAAATTTGCAGAAACAAATAATAACCTTCGAGAAGCAAAGGCTGCTCTTGATGCAGTTTCAAAAGGCAGTTCTTTTGACGTAAAGAAAGTTTATGAAGATGTCTGCACAGAAATAACCCGCGGTGATTTTGCTAAGGCCCGTGCCATCGCCCGCACAATTTCCGGAAAAGATACAAAAAAATATTCGTACTTTATGCAGGGCTATGTTGAGTATCATGCAGACAACCGTGCAGATGCAGAAACTTTTTTTGCAAATGCCGAAAGTATTTCTCCAGATTTCTGGCCGGCCTTTTTCTATCACGGAATGGTGCTGCGGGATCTTGGCCGTACTGCACCGGCGCTCAACTGTTTTTCAAAATGCAAGGAGTTGATTTCCTCTTCTGGAAACGATGTTCCTTATGACTTTACGCTGGATTCCTTTAGTCCGGCTTACATATATTCGCTTTGCGATACTTTTTCTATGGGAGGAGGGCAGTAA
- a CDS encoding EAL domain-containing protein, with protein MDSNAENIALLKEIISSQYTVIDTSPEDVFEILSNGLYDIASAIIDIRLAAPIVKKLRGFIPTEKIPILISTDIENSDLEAELLTLEVLDFLKKPYDERRVLNRLKTAIKLAEANKAIDELERDALTGLLTRKAFLLKTEQFIAANPEKKYSLIAFDFDNFKSSNSLYGVEKCNEFLAFTAREMMKALPEGISGRYGGDQYILFFESEHDFDMQRLTRISKLILDKAPIPHQIVKMGIYTPIDVEIPIVICCDRAFLSISRIKGKYGKDYAFFEDELQSQLLNEQRITETMERALEECQFQVFYQPKHETISGNIAGAEALVRWNHPEYGFMSPGQFIPLFERNGFIVKLDCFVLEQVCKDIQRWKQDGLPLVPISVNVSRRDFIESGCIDKQYQIVEKYNIDHSLLHMEVTESLYSENTDLIISQVKRTQEMGFVIEMDDFGAGYSSLGSLSTFPLNVLKLDISFVRNIVKNEIVIENIIKMAHRMGLLVIAEGAETVEQFKILRTLGCDYIQGYYFSKPLPVKEFEAYLKKSSVLSCGNITLRDFAKTRTSLSEDMLMAANEVAEGIPGGFFSYHADGGLELISFNNELIRMYGCSTAEEFRDYVGNSFCGIVHPDDFTRVQRSIDMQITEHNNIDYVEYRIKAKDGSVKYVKDYGRFVKTKNYGDIFYVFLNDITLEERAKADAEAELVRKIELQRTADLASNANRAKNIFMYNVSHNILEDMQTMVGLTNEIKNSVKDNSAALANIKKIEKSEEHMLSFINNVYELAQMENGDIQLNEVPIDITKAMEKTYALIEKDVNEKGIEVEYWSEITNPYIYQDIMHTTNVVMNILMNAIKYTPEGGKIRFGLRQEQAENPNECIITFICEDTGIGISPEFIPYICKSFAREDNEVNASIQSAGLGLSIAKTLLYLMNGTIDIKSEIGKGTTVTTRQPHLYAKKEEVERSTSLTGNVHL; from the coding sequence GTGGACAGCAATGCTGAAAATATAGCCTTGCTGAAAGAAATTATTTCATCTCAGTACACAGTTATAGATACTTCACCTGAAGATGTTTTTGAAATTCTTTCAAACGGTCTTTATGATATTGCTTCTGCAATTATTGATATTCGACTGGCCGCTCCTATTGTCAAAAAACTTCGTGGCTTTATTCCGACTGAAAAGATTCCAATTCTTATTAGTACAGATATAGAAAATTCAGATTTAGAAGCTGAATTATTAACACTCGAGGTTCTGGATTTTCTGAAAAAGCCTTATGATGAAAGACGTGTTTTAAATCGCCTTAAAACTGCCATAAAACTTGCAGAAGCAAATAAGGCTATTGATGAACTTGAGAGAGATGCACTTACCGGACTTTTGACAAGAAAGGCGTTTTTGCTTAAAACGGAACAGTTTATAGCTGCCAATCCGGAAAAAAAATATTCTTTAATTGCTTTTGATTTTGATAATTTCAAATCTTCTAACAGTTTGTATGGCGTAGAAAAATGTAATGAGTTTCTGGCGTTTACTGCAAGAGAAATGATGAAGGCTCTGCCTGAAGGAATTTCTGGCCGTTATGGTGGAGACCAGTATATTCTTTTCTTTGAATCAGAACATGATTTTGATATGCAGCGCCTTACACGCATAAGTAAACTGATTCTTGATAAAGCACCAATTCCTCATCAGATAGTTAAGATGGGAATTTATACTCCGATAGATGTTGAGATCCCTATTGTTATCTGCTGCGACAGAGCATTCCTTTCAATCAGTAGAATTAAAGGTAAGTATGGAAAAGACTATGCCTTTTTTGAAGATGAACTGCAGAGTCAGCTTTTGAATGAACAGCGTATTACAGAAACAATGGAGCGGGCTCTTGAAGAATGTCAGTTCCAGGTTTTTTATCAGCCGAAGCATGAAACAATAAGCGGGAATATTGCAGGAGCAGAAGCTCTTGTTCGCTGGAATCATCCTGAATATGGTTTTATGTCGCCGGGGCAGTTTATTCCGCTTTTTGAAAGAAATGGTTTTATTGTAAAACTAGACTGTTTTGTTCTTGAACAGGTTTGTAAAGATATTCAGAGATGGAAACAGGATGGACTTCCTCTGGTTCCGATTTCTGTTAATGTTTCCCGACGCGATTTTATAGAGTCCGGCTGTATTGATAAGCAATATCAGATTGTTGAAAAATATAATATAGACCACAGTCTTCTTCACATGGAAGTAACGGAGTCTCTTTATTCGGAAAATACAGATCTTATTATTTCTCAGGTTAAGAGAACTCAGGAAATGGGCTTTGTAATTGAGATGGATGATTTTGGTGCCGGTTATTCTTCTCTTGGCTCTCTCTCCACTTTTCCTTTGAATGTTCTGAAACTTGATATCAGCTTTGTACGAAATATTGTAAAAAATGAAATTGTAATTGAAAATATCATTAAAATGGCTCATCGCATGGGGCTTCTTGTAATTGCCGAAGGTGCCGAAACTGTAGAGCAGTTTAAGATTTTAAGAACACTTGGCTGTGATTACATACAGGGCTATTATTTTTCAAAGCCGCTTCCTGTAAAAGAATTTGAAGCATACCTGAAAAAATCTTCAGTCCTTTCCTGTGGAAATATCACACTCAGAGATTTTGCTAAAACCAGAACGTCTCTTAGCGAAGATATGCTGATGGCTGCGAATGAGGTTGCAGAAGGAATTCCTGGAGGATTCTTCTCTTATCATGCAGATGGCGGCCTGGAACTTATTTCCTTTAACAACGAACTTATCCGCATGTACGGATGTTCGACAGCTGAAGAATTCCGGGATTATGTAGGAAACTCGTTCTGTGGAATTGTTCATCCTGATGACTTTACCCGCGTGCAGAGAAGCATTGATATGCAAATTACAGAACATAACAATATTGATTATGTTGAATATAGGATAAAGGCAAAGGATGGTTCTGTAAAATACGTAAAGGATTATGGACGTTTCGTAAAGACAAAAAATTACGGTGATATTTTTTACGTATTCCTTAATGATATTACTCTGGAAGAAAGGGCAAAGGCAGATGCAGAGGCAGAACTTGTCCGAAAAATTGAATTACAGAGAACTGCAGACCTTGCTTCAAATGCAAACCGCGCAAAAAATATTTTCATGTACAATGTCTCACACAATATTCTCGAAGACATGCAGACAATGGTCGGTCTCACAAATGAAATCAAGAACAGCGTGAAAGACAACTCTGCGGCTCTTGCAAATATAAAGAAAATTGAAAAATCAGAAGAACATATGCTCAGCTTTATAAACAATGTTTATGAGCTTGCCCAGATGGAAAACGGTGATATCCAGCTGAATGAGGTTCCTATTGATATTACAAAGGCTATGGAAAAGACCTATGCCCTTATTGAAAAAGATGTAAATGAAAAAGGAATCGAAGTAGAATACTGGTCGGAAATTACTAATCCGTATATTTATCAGGATATTATGCATACAACAAATGTTGTAATGAACATCTTAATGAATGCAATAAAATATACTCCTGAAGGCGGAAAAATCCGTTTTGGACTCAGACAGGAACAGGCTGAAAATCCGAATGAATGTATTATAACTTTTATCTGTGAAGATACTGGAATTGGAATTTCACCGGAATTTATTCCTTATATCTGCAAGAGTTTTGCGCGGGAAGATAACGAGGTTAATGCCAGTATTCAGAGTGCAGGTCTTGGTTTGAGTATAGCTAAAACCCTGCTATATCTTATGAACGGAACAATTGATATTAAGAGTGAGATTGGAAAAGGAACCACCGTTACGACAAGACAGCCTCATCTCTATGCAAAAAAAGAAGAGGTTGAAAGATCAACCTCTCTTACAGGAAATGTTCATTTATAA
- a CDS encoding adenylate/guanylate cyclase domain-containing protein codes for MKKLVFSIIILTFSFSCFSQSSFFDNYVYQSWSEFGGLSGTTANDIYQTRDGYIDIGTYEGLVKFDGVEFTTLNRISNKEYDFVSARTIIQDSRGDIWVGSNDEGLHRISDAGNKTYKIENGLPNNSVRALCEDTIGNIWVGTASGVVYITPDGKLINPQFGAGTTANGVIASNLFCDDHGRIWLTTSNENGLFLCEDGVFKPREEFEKYSTYFATAIYQDHKGTFWVGLGDKGIATMHNNKVTLLKTDTLLDHTPTCTILEDDNDVIWFGTEHGLVVYANNKFEEYKGAPELTDSNINRIIQDREDNIWFATDRNGIGKMTHGKFIMHRLGKTVNSIVEAPDGKIWAATDKGLLCYENDEPVENTLTRYTKDLRVRHVEATTDGKILVSCYTKPAQLIYDGKTIKSWDSDNGLAGNKVRVAIETDKDEYYVGTTTGLSIIHKDGSIVSLKQNTGDLDTEYVMAIYKDTHGIVWVGTDGGGIFLLKNEKVFSHLTSADGIAGNVIFKINQDANGNFWVCTGSGITRIKDFDTTRISRLECNTINSENGIGTNSIFQIMFDASNDAWITNNHGLASLSMTEIEELFEGKRQSLTTKYYNRNDGLDSDGATSTARAIIDSMGRLWIPLVDGIAVYDPQKIRKSTILPLVQIETITIDSVTHQNTGELIVLKPGTKRIDIKYTGISFDAPERLTFSHMLTGFDKDYTIPSSERVVSYTNLAPGKHSFLVYAINGNGLQSNNDEMMFFYQKPYIWQRPIFWVVLFSLLAGTGIAYFLIREHRIKMENIRLEALVQARTVDLEIEKDKSDKLLRSILPDKIADKLKETTGDKSFGEDFENVTLLFSDIVGFTKVSSGHNAKEIVKALNNLFTRFDERAKDMGVEKIKTIGDAYMAACGVPEANENHARIMIEFAKGMLRDLAEYNETADIKFQIRIGLNCGPVTAGVIGTHKFIYDVWGNTVNVASRMETAANPGGIRITEDLKEHLSDQKDLKFSEPIECQVKGKGKMKTYDVL; via the coding sequence ATGAAAAAGTTAGTTTTTTCTATAATAATTCTAACATTTTCTTTTTCATGTTTCTCACAAAGCAGTTTCTTTGATAATTATGTTTATCAGTCTTGGAGTGAGTTTGGAGGACTTTCGGGGACTACTGCAAATGACATTTATCAGACGAGAGACGGTTATATAGACATAGGAACATACGAAGGACTTGTTAAATTTGACGGAGTTGAGTTCACTACACTGAACCGAATTTCAAACAAAGAATACGATTTTGTTTCTGCGAGAACTATTATACAGGACAGCCGGGGAGATATATGGGTTGGCTCTAATGATGAAGGACTTCACAGAATATCTGATGCGGGCAATAAGACTTATAAAATTGAAAACGGTCTGCCTAATAATTCAGTTCGTGCTCTTTGCGAAGATACCATTGGAAACATCTGGGTTGGAACAGCCAGCGGTGTAGTTTACATTACTCCAGACGGAAAACTTATAAATCCTCAGTTCGGAGCCGGAACCACAGCAAACGGTGTAATCGCATCAAATCTTTTCTGCGATGACCACGGACGAATCTGGCTTACGACCTCTAATGAAAACGGACTCTTCCTCTGTGAAGATGGAGTTTTTAAACCTCGTGAAGAATTCGAAAAATATTCAACCTATTTTGCAACGGCAATTTACCAGGATCATAAAGGAACTTTCTGGGTTGGTCTTGGAGACAAAGGCATTGCCACAATGCACAACAACAAGGTTACTCTTTTAAAAACAGATACACTGCTTGACCACACGCCAACTTGTACCATTCTTGAAGATGACAATGATGTAATCTGGTTTGGTACAGAGCATGGTCTTGTCGTTTATGCAAATAACAAATTCGAAGAATACAAGGGAGCACCTGAACTTACCGATTCAAATATCAACAGAATCATTCAGGACCGTGAAGACAATATCTGGTTTGCTACAGACCGAAACGGTATTGGAAAAATGACTCACGGTAAATTCATAATGCACCGCCTTGGTAAAACTGTGAACAGTATTGTAGAAGCTCCTGATGGAAAAATCTGGGCAGCAACAGACAAGGGACTACTGTGTTATGAAAATGATGAACCTGTAGAAAACACACTCACGCGATATACAAAAGACCTTCGTGTTCGTCACGTAGAAGCAACCACAGATGGAAAAATTCTTGTCAGCTGTTATACAAAACCTGCTCAACTCATCTATGATGGAAAAACAATTAAAAGCTGGGATTCCGACAATGGCCTTGCAGGAAACAAAGTCCGTGTTGCAATCGAAACTGATAAGGATGAATACTACGTTGGTACTACAACAGGACTCAGCATCATTCACAAAGATGGCAGTATTGTTTCCCTTAAACAGAATACCGGAGATCTCGACACAGAATATGTAATGGCAATTTACAAGGATACTCACGGAATTGTCTGGGTTGGCACAGACGGCGGCGGTATCTTTCTGTTGAAAAATGAAAAGGTTTTCTCACACCTCACCTCAGCAGATGGAATTGCAGGAAATGTAATTTTCAAAATCAATCAGGATGCAAATGGAAACTTCTGGGTTTGTACCGGAAGTGGAATTACACGTATAAAAGATTTTGACACTACAAGAATCAGTAGACTTGAATGTAATACTATAAACTCTGAAAACGGAATTGGCACAAACTCAATTTTCCAGATTATGTTTGATGCTTCAAATGATGCATGGATAACAAATAATCATGGTCTTGCATCTCTTTCAATGACAGAAATTGAAGAGCTTTTTGAAGGTAAACGTCAGAGCCTTACGACAAAATATTACAACAGGAATGATGGTCTTGATTCTGACGGAGCAACCTCTACAGCCCGTGCCATCATAGACAGCATGGGCAGACTGTGGATTCCTCTTGTAGATGGAATAGCAGTTTACGATCCTCAGAAAATCCGAAAGAGTACAATACTTCCTCTGGTTCAGATTGAAACAATTACTATTGATTCAGTAACTCATCAAAATACCGGCGAACTTATTGTTCTGAAACCAGGCACAAAGAGAATTGACATTAAATACACAGGAATCAGTTTTGATGCGCCTGAGCGTTTAACCTTCTCACACATGCTCACTGGCTTTGATAAGGATTATACAATTCCAAGTTCTGAACGCGTTGTTTCTTACACAAACCTTGCTCCTGGAAAACATTCCTTCCTAGTATATGCAATAAACGGAAACGGTCTTCAGTCAAATAACGACGAAATGATGTTCTTCTATCAAAAGCCATATATATGGCAGCGTCCTATTTTCTGGGTTGTTCTGTTCTCGTTACTGGCAGGTACAGGAATTGCTTACTTTTTGATTCGCGAACACAGAATCAAAATGGAAAACATCCGGCTTGAAGCTCTTGTTCAGGCGCGTACCGTTGACCTTGAAATCGAAAAGGATAAATCAGATAAACTTTTGCGTTCTATTCTTCCTGATAAAATTGCTGACAAGCTTAAGGAAACAACCGGCGACAAATCTTTTGGTGAAGACTTTGAGAACGTTACACTGCTCTTCTCTGATATTGTCGGATTTACAAAAGTTTCCAGCGGACATAACGCTAAAGAAATTGTAAAGGCTCTCAACAATCTGTTTACCCGTTTTGATGAACGTGCAAAAGATATGGGTGTCGAAAAAATCAAAACCATTGGAGATGCTTACATGGCTGCCTGTGGTGTTCCTGAAGCAAATGAAAATCATGCACGAATAATGATTGAGTTTGCAAAAGGCATGCTGAGAGACCTTGCAGAATACAATGAAACAGCAGATATTAAATTCCAGATTCGAATCGGTCTTAACTGCGGCCCTGTAACAGCAGGAGTAATTGGAACTCATAAGTTTATTTATGATGTCTGGGGAAATACAGTAAACGTTGCAAGCCGAATGGAAACAGCAGCAAACCCGGGTGGAATAAGAATTACAGAAGATTTGAAAGAACATCTTAGTGATCAAAAGGATTTAAAATTCAGTGAGCCTATTGAATGCCAGGTAAAAGGCAAAGGCAAAATGAAAACTTACGACGTTTTATAG
- a CDS encoding chemotaxis protein CheB, which translates to MIRVLVAGSSAVVRSVLKEIILKTAKLEWVGEAASYGALKDGLSQQNPDIVISDKNLFDSERPSTLSDYSHTTQVPAIIYYTPDAKPYFTPQNIKFVEMPEFINFSTSKISEYAEYLEQLIMDVKCSVVFGNHPSALNSSLNEDGSISQALQVVSKNYKGRKFKAVLVGVSTGGPGALLEFLKGIGKNFPLPIIITQHIDSFFDKNLITWLGSESTIPVHLAENNVRPLPGHVYFAPSDVHITFVAYPENTFNIILNHDAPVNFLRPSVDKMFESAARVLGADCIAVVLTGMGADGAKECLHLKQIGAYTITQDKASSVIYGMPKAAYEMGGSCEVLPLNQIPQRLWSLV; encoded by the coding sequence ATGATTCGTGTTCTTGTGGCTGGCTCTTCTGCCGTTGTTCGTTCTGTATTAAAAGAAATAATTCTCAAAACCGCAAAACTTGAGTGGGTCGGAGAAGCTGCTTCTTATGGTGCTCTTAAAGATGGCCTGTCACAACAGAATCCCGATATCGTAATTTCAGATAAAAATCTTTTTGATTCAGAAAGACCAAGCACACTTTCAGATTACAGCCATACAACACAAGTTCCTGCAATTATTTATTATACTCCAGATGCAAAACCTTATTTTACTCCGCAGAATATAAAGTTCGTTGAGATGCCGGAGTTTATAAATTTTTCTACTTCAAAAATTTCAGAATATGCTGAATATCTTGAGCAGCTGATTATGGATGTAAAATGTTCAGTGGTTTTTGGAAATCATCCTTCTGCCTTAAATTCTTCTTTGAACGAAGATGGAAGTATTTCACAAGCTTTACAGGTAGTTTCAAAGAATTATAAGGGCCGTAAATTTAAGGCTGTACTTGTTGGCGTTTCAACAGGAGGTCCTGGTGCGCTTCTTGAATTCCTTAAGGGAATAGGAAAAAACTTTCCGCTTCCAATTATTATTACGCAGCATATAGATTCATTCTTTGATAAAAATCTTATAACCTGGTTAGGCTCAGAATCTACAATTCCAGTTCACCTTGCAGAAAATAATGTCAGACCATTGCCTGGACATGTTTATTTTGCACCTTCAGATGTTCACATTACTTTTGTTGCATATCCGGAAAACACTTTTAATATCATTTTGAATCATGATGCGCCGGTTAATTTCCTTCGTCCGTCAGTAGATAAAATGTTTGAAAGTGCTGCCAGAGTTTTAGGCGCAGATTGTATTGCCGTAGTGCTTACAGGAATGGGAGCAGATGGCGCAAAAGAATGTCTGCATCTTAAACAGATTGGTGCTTATACAATCACACAGGATAAAGCTTCCAGCGTAATTTATGGAATGCCAAAGGCCGCTTATGAAATGGGCGGTTCATGCGAAGTGCTTCCACTGAATCAGATACCACAGCGATTATGGAGTCTTGTATGA
- the urtA gene encoding urea ABC transporter substrate-binding protein has product MKRYFTRAVIVSASILCILTLVSCKKPKKKYVKVGILHSLTGTMSISEVGVRDAELLAIKELNEAGGVLGCQIKIVEEDGKSNPRMFAEKARKLLEEDKVATIFGCWTSDSRKAVKKVVEEDYGLLWYPVQYEGFEASPNIMYMGAAPNQQVVPAIDYCITNIGKRIYLLGSDYIFPRTANAIIKAQLKNNGGTCVGETYVPMHEADFSQVIKEIQKLKPDIIINTLNGNSNQSFFSQLKYSGIDADTIPVMSFSVSDSEIKSIGIEKLKGHYVAWNYFESTASAKNTRFVSAYKKEFGQNKAVGDPEEAAYIAVNLWASACTRAGTFDVEPVRIAAKGLTYIAPEGMVTLEGSNQHLNKITRIGKINEKGQIDELYSSEAPVRPDPYLSTYAWARGL; this is encoded by the coding sequence ATGAAAAGATATTTTACTCGGGCAGTTATTGTCTCTGCCTCTATTTTGTGTATTTTAACACTCGTTTCCTGCAAGAAACCTAAAAAGAAATATGTTAAGGTTGGTATTCTGCACTCCCTCACAGGTACTATGTCTATAAGTGAAGTGGGAGTTAGAGATGCAGAACTTCTTGCAATAAAGGAATTGAATGAAGCTGGTGGTGTACTTGGCTGTCAGATAAAAATAGTAGAAGAAGACGGCAAAAGTAATCCCCGCATGTTTGCAGAAAAAGCACGTAAACTTCTTGAGGAAGATAAGGTAGCAACTATCTTTGGCTGCTGGACTTCTGATTCCCGCAAGGCTGTCAAAAAAGTTGTAGAAGAAGATTACGGTCTTCTCTGGTATCCGGTTCAATACGAAGGCTTTGAAGCAAGCCCTAACATCATGTATATGGGAGCTGCTCCAAACCAGCAGGTAGTTCCGGCAATTGATTACTGTATTACAAACATTGGAAAACGAATATATCTTCTTGGAAGCGATTATATTTTCCCTCGTACTGCAAATGCAATAATTAAAGCTCAGCTCAAAAACAATGGCGGAACATGCGTAGGAGAAACTTACGTTCCAATGCATGAAGCAGATTTTTCTCAGGTTATAAAGGAAATCCAGAAGCTAAAGCCAGACATAATTATAAATACCCTGAATGGAAATTCTAACCAGTCTTTCTTTTCTCAGTTAAAATATTCTGGTATAGATGCTGACACTATTCCTGTAATGAGTTTTTCTGTTTCTGACAGCGAAATAAAATCTATAGGAATTGAAAAGCTGAAAGGCCATTATGTTGCCTGGAACTATTTTGAATCAACTGCATCAGCTAAAAACACAAGATTTGTTTCTGCTTACAAAAAAGAGTTCGGTCAGAATAAAGCTGTAGGAGATCCTGAAGAGGCTGCCTATATTGCTGTAAATCTCTGGGCTTCTGCATGCACAAGAGCCGGAACCTTTGACGTTGAACCTGTAAGAATTGCAGCTAAGGGGCTAACCTATATCGCTCCAGAAGGAATGGTAACCCTCGAGGGCTCTAATCAGCACCTGAATAAAATAACCCGTATTGGAAAGATCAATGAAAAAGGTCAGATAGATGAGTTGTATTCTTCCGAAGCACCCGTACGTCCAGATCCTTATCTGAGCACTTATGCGTGGGCCCGCGGATTATAA
- a CDS encoding chemotaxis protein CheW: MSEEILSLIKSGKQEKTTEHKIEKKTTWLIFTIGNQADGNNQYAIPAEIVKEILRDATVFPLPFVPPYVNGVLNRYGDPYVVIDSAVLEGKEPQKSLLFIVMNDESHTCLRITDVKDFFTASEKDVVKFSEAELSDFYDGTLNINGQEVFVLNVQSIIEKVGKEIAAA; this comes from the coding sequence ATGTCAGAAGAGATTTTATCATTAATTAAAAGTGGCAAACAGGAAAAAACAACTGAACATAAAATTGAAAAGAAAACAACCTGGCTTATTTTTACAATCGGAAATCAGGCAGATGGTAACAATCAATATGCAATTCCAGCTGAAATTGTAAAAGAAATTCTGCGTGATGCAACAGTCTTTCCTCTTCCTTTTGTTCCTCCCTATGTAAATGGTGTCCTTAACAGATACGGTGATCCTTATGTTGTAATTGATTCCGCCGTACTTGAAGGAAAAGAACCTCAAAAATCGCTTCTTTTTATCGTTATGAATGATGAAAGTCATACCTGTCTTCGAATTACAGATGTAAAAGACTTTTTTACTGCCTCAGAAAAAGATGTAGTAAAATTTTCAGAAGCAGAACTTTCTGATTTTTATGATGGCACCCTTAACATAAATGGGCAGGAAGTATTTGTACTGAACGTTCAGTCAATTATAGAGAAAGTAGGAAAAGAAATTGCCGCAGCCTGA
- a CDS encoding HAD family hydrolase, with product MENISIILSDLDGTLFHDDKSISDYSKAMIAEAQKKGVLFGICTSRAGINAIKYLDGLSPDILITNGGGIVTCREKIYSCEFSVEEIRTLIDATFKVFGPDAVLSVDNEFGLYSNSKEELPDKFWEYNDFSDFNAPCMKLCIESLDKEKIEKVVSSIGLDKIDYLPFSDIPWYKLSKKGATKEKAIEALCSHLKISPAQIAAFGDDFNDIGMLKLCGKGIAMKNAIPEVQKIADEVCKSNEADGVADWIKENIL from the coding sequence ATGGAAAATATATCTATCATCTTGTCCGATCTGGACGGAACTCTTTTTCACGACGATAAATCAATTTCAGATTATTCAAAAGCTATGATTGCTGAGGCACAGAAAAAAGGTGTGCTGTTTGGCATCTGTACTTCACGTGCCGGAATAAATGCAATTAAATATCTGGACGGGCTTTCTCCAGATATTCTTATTACAAATGGCGGCGGCATTGTAACCTGCAGAGAAAAAATTTATTCCTGCGAGTTCTCCGTTGAAGAAATACGTACTCTTATAGACGCAACTTTTAAGGTCTTTGGACCAGATGCAGTTCTTTCTGTAGACAATGAGTTTGGACTTTATTCTAATTCAAAGGAAGAACTTCCTGATAAATTCTGGGAGTACAATGATTTTTCTGATTTCAATGCCCCCTGCATGAAACTTTGTATTGAATCTCTGGACAAGGAAAAAATTGAAAAGGTCGTTTCCAGCATTGGTCTGGACAAAATTGATTATCTTCCATTTTCTGATATTCCATGGTATAAACTCAGTAAAAAGGGTGCAACAAAAGAAAAGGCTATAGAAGCACTGTGCAGTCATTTAAAAATATCTCCCGCACAGATTGCAGCCTTTGGCGATGATTTTAATGACATCGGAATGCTAAAACTCTGCGGAAAAGGAATTGCCATGAAAAACGCAATTCCAGAAGTTCAGAAAATCGCAGATGAAGTTTGTAAATCAAACGAAGCAGATGGCGTTGCAGACTGGATTAAGGAAAATATTTTATGA